The genomic region NNNNNNNNNNNNNNNNNNNNNNNNNNNNNNNNNNNNNNNNNNNNNNNNNNNNNNNNNNNNNNNNNNNNNNNNNNNNNNNNNNNNNNNNNNNNNNNNNNNNNNNNNNNNNNNNNNNNNNNNNNNNNNNNNTTTTTtgacatttttttttgaaaataaaaaatactaaaaataaaaaaacaaaaaatgtatCTGTAAGTGTCACATTCATATTATAAAAATAGCACATTATAGTCGTATAGTAGACCAATTAATGAAAAGGAAATTACCCTATTATTTATAATCATATAGTAGAGTAGTAGACCAATTAATTTAAAGTGTGTCACTAGGCGCGTGGGAATATTAATGTTTGTTGCTATGTATGTATCATGTATGTATATCTTAGTGTGGTGGGTTGTAATAGAATACTATGGAGGAGCTTTTAAGGGAGGCAACAATGCCATGCAGGTGAATTGTCCACATCTTTTTATACTATTAGGAATAATGCATCTAATTTCTGGTAGTTCGATGAAAATTTGAGAAAATATATGTGGTATGTTCAGGGATATGAACCTCTAGATTCGACTAGGATAATAGGGATATAGGATACTCAAGTGATGGATAGTTGCATTATTTAATATTTGAGGCCAATTCAATCATCATTAGTAATTTGAAAGTTGAGGATGATGTTATGAGCCAACAGCAAAAGGTATACAAAAGactaaggaaaaaagaaaaagaaaaagaaaaagaaggaaatagTGTTTTGataatgtatattttttttcaGTCTACGCTTGTGGTTTGGAGAGGATTCATCTAAGTTTGAGATCAAGATGTATCTCTAAATTTTGTAAACTTAATAAGGGTATGTAATATGTTATAGGTTATTTatcaataaaagaaattaaaatttgaatatcGATGAAATTAAGCTTCTCTTTTtcctttgctttttcttttcttttctttctttttttttttttttcctttttgtgtgAAATTGTGCATTATCAATACGAAATTACAAAGTAGTTTTACCTACTAGTACTAGTTGAAAGTTGAAACCGAAAGAGATATGGAGTAGCTAGCACATGAAAACAAAGTTTCCTGTGACTGGTTGAGTTGTGGCCCATTACATTGTCTTATCCATAGTttcgttttttaatttttattttaatttgtcttATCATTTTTTATTGACTCTAAGCTAATATCATTGATGAAAGATAATCGACTAACCATCTTACTTTACGTTTGCTATGAGAATAATTGGACCTTTTTTTCTATATAAAACTCGAAATTAATTTTGAACAATGCACTATTGTAAAGTACTTCACGTGATTTACCAACTACATTTTCTTGTTGACActtgaaaatttgaaataataTGCACTAGAGTCAATTTGTTTTAGCAGCACCATTAGTCTTTAAACATACATTGTATAATGATAGCGTAGAGTCAACGAATTTGTATCCTTATGTCTTCAAACCAACCTAGTAGTGTTTTTCTTCGAATATATAATTGAACATTTGATCGTCAAGTTATTAGAGATTACATTTAAGCATATTATACAAGAGATTATCTTCTTTGTTCCTTCTTATGCCATTCGCCAAACTAGGCTTTCATCTCTTAGTTGAATGAATGTCTAGAACTCTTTATTTGGCTACACCGGATGAATGCATGAAATTGCATTTCAAAAGTAGGCTTTCCTAATACCGAACTTCAGGTTCGTGAAGGCACAAGCAGATCGCATTGCagaagaaacaaaggagaagagaTTACAACGGGGGCGATATTCAGAATCCATATTCAAGCTAAAATGACACGAGCAAAACAAAGCTTCTGTTCTAACGACCAGTTAAATAAAGTAGGATAGAGTACCAATAAGTCCTAAGCCAGAAAGCTGAGATTAAACTAAACGGATCCGTATCCTAACATTCACAATATATCAACAACACCCGCCCTAAAGCCCGTTCATTCAGCAACTTAAAAAACTACAACATCTTCCGTCATGTTCATCGAGCTTGCATACTTTAATTCACCTGGAGTAGCTAGGGCTTCGACTGTAGCTCCTGCTGTAACTCCTACTGTAGCTCCTGCTTCGACTGCGGCTTCTCGATCCATAAGGTGACCTGGAGTAAGATCGGTCCCTATACCTTTTGTATCTTGGTGAGATAGACCTGTATCATAGTGAATGAAACTGCTTCTTAGAATCTTAATAAGCAAATACTGCTAAACATATAAGCAATCACATGGAAACAATAAACAGAACAAATACACTCAAAGTCAAACCTGGAATTTCGCCTTCGAACTGGAGAAGGTGAATAACCAGGACTACGAGAATAGGTACGAGCATAGCGTGGAGAGCGAGAATATCGACGTGGAGATCTGTAATCATATGACCTACACACCAAGAAAGATTGAACACATAATAACAAGTAATTCAACACGAGAATAGAACAAGAAGAAGCAATTTCCGATTGACTAGTCAATGTATGAATCATCCTGCATATGTCCTTACCTCCGACGTTCTCTGGCTCTCATTTCCTGGGGTTTTTTTCTGTTTTCCTCGGCAAATACCACAGTTAGTTCCCGACCAAGTAGAATTTGACCATCCATGTGATACTTTGCATCAGCAGCATCAGCTGGATCCACATACTGAACAAACCCAAATCCACGCGGCTCCCTGTACCATAAAATAGGTGTCAAACACAGCACATGCAATGAGCAACATAAATACACCTGCATACCAAAGGTGGATTATTGATTGCAGATATCCACAAATATGATTCTGGGTTTCTGACTCCAAATTATTATAAGTCATACGCTCGACACTCCACATAATTCAATAATAAACACCGCATGAATGCTAACCTTGTAGAAGCCAAAATAATAATGGAGATGGAAAATCTTCAGACTTGAACTTCTTCACAATGAACACAAACTCAACCTTCCGAACCTTCCAGTACACTTAATATCACCTTGAACAGAACTCTTATTACTTGATTGGTGCCTTCAACATGACATTCTTAttacttctctcttctcttcaacACAGTACTCTTATTACTTCATTCTTCTCTTCAACTCTTTAAATAAAACAATCACATTCCCACAAAAATGATTGAAGTATTAATTTTTATTGAGCATGAAGTGGCATAACTAAATACTTGGGATGAAAAAAGCCACCATAAAAAGTTTCCTAACTCCACACAAAATATAACTTAATATTTTAGAGTTCATAGTTTATAGAACACCTCAAAATAAAATGCAGAACACAACACAAATCATTTTACGGAGGGAGCAGACTTCAAAATCTTTCAAAACAAGTAGCCATGCTTTGGCCACCTGAAAGAAACTTACC from Arachis ipaensis cultivar K30076 chromosome B02, Araip1.1, whole genome shotgun sequence harbors:
- the LOC107626196 gene encoding serine/arginine-rich SC35-like splicing factor SCL33 isoform X1 — its product is MRGRSYSYSPSPPRRYSHRRRSPSPRGHYRGRGRDLPTSLLVRNLHKDCRPEDLRGPFGQFGPLKDVYLPRDYYTGEPRGFGFVQYVDPADAADAKYHMDGQILLGRELTVVFAEENRKKPQEMRARERRRSYDYRSPRRYSRSPRYARTYSRSPGYSPSPVRRRNSRSISPRYKRYRDRSYSRSPYGSRSRSRSRSYSRSYSRSYSRSPSYSR
- the LOC107626196 gene encoding serine/arginine-rich SC35-like splicing factor SCL33 isoform X2, whose protein sequence is MRGRSYSYSPSPPRRYSHRRRSPSPRGHYRGRGRDLPTSLLVRNLHKDCREPRGFGFVQYVDPADAADAKYHMDGQILLGRELTVVFAEENRKKPQEMRARERRRSYDYRSPRRYSRSPRYARTYSRSPGYSPSPVRRRNSRSISPRYKRYRDRSYSRSPYGSRSRSRSRSYSRSYSRSYSRSPSYSR